One Primulina huaijiensis isolate GDHJ02 chromosome 8, ASM1229523v2, whole genome shotgun sequence genomic region harbors:
- the LOC140982040 gene encoding uncharacterized protein: MRILKSNTVVAITDGAPHHIDKPRNEWTAEDKRKANLDNVAKYILYKTLDKVTFSKIKMCRTVKEIWEKLIQLCEGNEQTKENKLSFVVQKFDNIKMKIGKSMHDYDERISGIINELNTLGKVYSNKEVALKEVRGLPKE, from the coding sequence ATGAGAATATTGAAGTCAAACACTGTTGTTGCCATAACTGATGGGGCACCACATCACATTGACAAACCCCGAAATGAATGGACAGCTGAAGACAAGAGAAAAGCCAATTTGGACAACGTGGCTAAatacattctgtacaaaacgctggataaagtcactttcagcaagaTAAAGATGTGCAGAACTGTTAAGGAAATCTGGGAGAAATTGATTCAGTTATGCGAGGGCAATGAGCAAACTAAGGAGAATAAACTATCATTTGTCGTTCAAAAATTcgacaatatcaagatgaagaTTGGAAAATCCATGCATGACTATGATGAAAGAATCAGTGGAATAATAAACGAACTGAATAcacttggaaaggtgtattcaaataaagaggTAGCACTGAAAGAAGtaagaggtcttcccaaggaatga
- the LOC140983352 gene encoding squamosa promoter-binding-like protein 16 codes for MDSSSFPGSSKRAKASGSNTHCLVDGCNADLSLCRDYHRRHKVCEIHSKTAKVTIGGREQRFCQQCSRFHSLVEFDEGKRSCRKRLDGHNRRRRKPQPDTLSRSSSLIFSTSPAIDSARILSFGSPQILRSAVVSSSWAGDAKADSDLMLYNNQRHLNYIERQNSLPQCSAHSYKGEVNQLPCMQGRDCSFQETSICQPFLDPNTVLGSSTSNQKMFSDRFKQVVDSDRALSLLSSAPSITREFGLNHVDHSEPLPQSHSLVHNLHYNGLSHFAFGQDSKPIMSVTESHGSSASALHFSESIHHAPEGSSTSGSHQTRTFTWE; via the exons ATGGATTCGTCATCATTTCCTGGATCATCGAAAAGGGCCAAGGCTTCTGGAAGTAACACTCATTGCTTGGTTGATGGATGCAATGCAGATCTAAGCCTTTGTAGGGACTATCACCGGAGACACAAAGTCTGTGAGATTCATTCCAAGACCGCGAAGGTCACGATTGGCGGACGGGAGCAGCGGTTCTGCCAACAGTGCAGCAG GTTTCATTCACTAGTAGAGTTTGACGAAGGGAAGCGAAGCTGCAGGAAACGACTTGATGGTCACAACCGGAGGCGAAGGAAACCTCAACCTGACACGCTCTCCCGAAGTTCTTCACTAATTTTCTCTACCTCTCCAGCCATTGACAGTGCAAGAATTCTTTCATTTGGAAGTCCACAGATACTTCGGAGTGCCGTTGTGAGCTCTTCCTGGGCCGGGGACGCGAAAGCCGATAGTGATCTGATGCTCTATAACAATCAAAGACACCTGAACTATATCGAGAGACAAAACTCGCTTCCTCAGTGTTCTGCTCATAGCTACAAGGGAGAGGTCAATCAACTCCCATGCATGCAAGGCAGGGACTGCTCGTTTCAAGAAACCTCCATCTGTCAGCCGTTTCTTGATCCAAATACTGTGTTGGGAAGTAGTACCAGCAACCAGAAAATGTTTTCTGATAGATTTAAGCAAGTTGTTGACTCTGATCGTGCTCTCTCTCTTCTGTCATCAGCACCTTCTATAACTCGGGAGTTCGGTCTGAACCATGTTGACCACTCAGAACCACTCCCCCAGTCACATTCGTTAGTTCACAACTTGCACTACAATGGCTTAAGTCATTTTGCGTTCGGCCAAGACAGTAAGCCAATTATGTCTGTCACAGAATCTCATGGTAGCAGTGCCTCCGCTTTGCATTTCTCCGAATCGATTCACCATGCTCCCGAGGGATCGTCTACTAGTGGATCCCATCAAACTCGCACATTCACGTGGGAGTAG